The Acidobacteriota bacterium DNA window GCTTCACTTTTTGTATACACATCCCATACATTCTTTCCACCCCATACTTTTGAATCAGGACTGTCCTGATAAGACCTCAATCCCCAATCATAGGAATTTGTCATTGGATCAAGCGGAACCCTTCTTAAAAATTTTATAATTTTTCCTTTTGGCTCCAGTAATTCTACTCCATTAACAAGAGTCTGAAGGTCAGGAGGATATCCTTCACTTTCAGGCTCGATTTTTATCTTTTTTTCATCTGCCAATCTTTTGTATTGATCAATTGCTTCTCTCATTATTCT harbors:
- a CDS encoding type II secretion system protein encodes the protein MNSLSNKKDKALTLIELLVTLSILSILAASILPLAKLAVKREKEIELRENLRIMREAIDQYKRLADEKKIKIEPESEGYPPDLQTLVNGVELLEPKGKIIKFLRRVPLDPMTNSYDWGLRSYQDSPDSKVWGGKNVWDVYTKSEAIGLDGTKYNTW